One genomic segment of Dysosmobacter sp. Marseille-Q4140 includes these proteins:
- a CDS encoding DegV family protein, with protein sequence MDGYQIFTDATSDLAPELTAGLPSVEMIPMNVEIGGTEYSYGSPEGITAKEFYRLQRAGNFATTSQINPTIYFKHFEPCLRQGTDILYLCFSSGLSGTYQSAFLAVEELQQEYPERRIICIDTLAAAVGEGFLVREAAKKQREGLSIDELASWVMEHRLEVCHWFTVDTFTHLKHGGRVSGAAAAMGTALQIKPLLHVDSEGKLQAVEKPRGRKKAVTTQIARMEQGWKPELGKSILIGHADDPEAADMLKERLLEQFPDSEICIAYIGPIIGAHTGPGALALIYWGNNR encoded by the coding sequence ATGGACGGCTATCAAATTTTCACAGATGCCACCTCAGATCTCGCACCGGAGTTAACCGCAGGTCTGCCATCTGTTGAAATGATTCCTATGAATGTTGAGATCGGCGGAACAGAATACTCATATGGTTCCCCGGAAGGAATCACAGCCAAGGAGTTCTACCGCTTGCAAAGAGCTGGGAATTTTGCAACGACCTCACAAATCAACCCAACGATTTATTTTAAGCATTTTGAACCCTGTCTGCGACAGGGAACCGATATTCTGTATCTCTGTTTTTCCTCTGGTCTGTCAGGTACATATCAGTCTGCGTTTTTAGCGGTTGAAGAACTACAGCAGGAATATCCGGAAAGAAGAATCATCTGCATTGATACGCTTGCTGCCGCAGTGGGTGAAGGGTTTTTAGTCAGAGAAGCTGCGAAAAAGCAGAGGGAAGGACTGTCTATTGATGAATTGGCTTCTTGGGTCATGGAACACCGATTAGAGGTATGTCATTGGTTTACGGTTGATACCTTTACCCATTTGAAACATGGCGGGCGGGTTTCAGGTGCCGCAGCCGCAATGGGAACGGCTTTGCAGATCAAACCGTTGCTTCATGTGGACAGCGAAGGAAAGCTGCAAGCAGTGGAAAAACCTCGTGGAAGAAAAAAGGCTGTTACCACTCAGATTGCCCGAATGGAACAGGGCTGGAAACCTGAACTTGGTAAATCGATTCTGATAGGTCATGCCGATGACCCTGAAGCAGCAGATATGCTGAAAGAAAGGTTGTTGGAACAATTCCCGGATTCTGAGATTTGTATTGCTTATATTGGCCCTATCATCGGAGCACACACCGGTCCCGGCGCACTGGCATTGATTTACTGGGGAAATAATCGATGA
- a CDS encoding radical SAM protein — MSNSIKDSAQAFAVNQVLKYVDSNPQEAFPKLLDWADKFDKDNLYLTQRQQIRKVMEQPDSNWMRLINSLWTDIDSEVRKVFFRNFIVNASLLGSRKQVANREKYGCNIPWAILMDPTSACNLHCTGCWAAEYGNKLNLSYEELDDIINQANELGTYMFLYTGGEPMVRKNDLLRLCEAHPDCVFSAFTNGTLIDEKFADEMLRVKNFYPAISIEGFEEATDFRRGKGTYQATMRAMKILKEKKLPFGVSGCYTSKNIDSISSDEFFDHLVECGAKFAWFFHYMPVGNDSAVELLPSPDQREKMYNRICEYRSTKPIFTIDFQNDAKFVNGCIAGGRNYLHINANGDIEPCAFIHYSDSNIREKTLLEAYQSPLFMAYHDGQPFNDNMFQPCPMLENPECLRSMVKKSGAHSTEYQSPESVDHLCDKTTLYAETWKPKADELWAACQGCSGCKK; from the coding sequence ATGAGTAATTCTATTAAAGACAGCGCACAGGCTTTCGCCGTCAATCAAGTGCTGAAATATGTTGACAGCAATCCGCAGGAAGCATTCCCCAAGTTGTTAGATTGGGCGGATAAGTTCGATAAGGATAACCTCTATCTCACACAGCGCCAGCAAATCCGTAAGGTGATGGAGCAGCCTGACAGCAACTGGATGCGCCTGATCAACAGCCTTTGGACGGACATTGATTCTGAAGTCCGCAAAGTGTTCTTCCGCAATTTTATTGTCAATGCATCTCTCTTAGGCAGCCGCAAGCAGGTGGCTAATCGTGAAAAGTACGGCTGCAATATCCCCTGGGCAATCCTGATGGACCCCACTTCCGCCTGCAACCTTCATTGCACCGGCTGTTGGGCGGCAGAATACGGTAATAAGCTGAATCTGAGCTATGAGGAACTGGATGACATCATCAATCAGGCCAATGAACTGGGAACCTATATGTTCCTCTACACCGGCGGTGAACCTATGGTACGCAAGAACGATCTGCTCCGCCTGTGTGAAGCGCATCCTGACTGCGTATTCTCTGCCTTTACCAACGGTACCCTTATCGATGAGAAGTTTGCCGATGAGATGCTGCGGGTGAAGAACTTCTACCCGGCCATCAGCATTGAAGGCTTCGAGGAAGCTACTGATTTCCGCCGTGGCAAGGGTACTTATCAGGCTACTATGCGGGCGATGAAGATTCTGAAAGAAAAGAAGCTGCCTTTCGGCGTATCTGGGTGCTATACCAGCAAGAACATCGACTCCATCAGCTCGGATGAGTTCTTCGATCATCTGGTGGAGTGCGGTGCGAAGTTCGCATGGTTCTTCCACTATATGCCTGTGGGCAACGATTCCGCTGTGGAGCTGCTCCCGTCTCCTGACCAGCGTGAAAAGATGTATAACCGCATCTGCGAATACCGTAGCACAAAGCCTATTTTCACAATTGACTTTCAGAATGATGCGAAATTTGTAAACGGCTGTATTGCTGGTGGCCGCAACTATCTGCATATCAATGCCAATGGTGACATTGAGCCTTGCGCTTTTATCCATTACTCTGACTCCAACATCCGTGAAAAGACCCTGCTGGAAGCATATCAGTCTCCGCTGTTTATGGCCTATCACGACGGTCAGCCCTTTAATGATAATATGTTCCAGCCGTGTCCTATGCTGGAAAATCCTGAATGTCTGCGTAGCATGGTAAAGAAATCCGGTGCCCATTCTACCGAGTATCAGTCCCCGGAAAGTGTTGACCATCTGTGTGATAAGACTACACTTTATGCAGAAACCTGGAAGCCGAAGGCCGATGAGCTGTGGGCTGCTTGTCAGGGCTGTAGTGGGTGTAAGAAGTGA
- a CDS encoding response regulator transcription factor encodes MVPHVLGVGYAYNEYEVTAGRWKEFEIEFDYADNIKQAAAMLSFKEYICVAICSDVIPQDDLDILRQKRAVPIIVVPPSYSEEQRYACVHFGAAQYLHTYNHPMVEMFSEKNSMRNCLKIPKDKRRPLTIITVKDLSFCLEYRSVEIAGVCIDLTEKEFDILALLIMNQRQVYTYEMIMDSVWHDDFSFYSRNAISSHISNLRKKLKSSETASEHIKSIRGIGYKFEV; translated from the coding sequence ATGGTTCCGCATGTATTGGGCGTAGGATACGCCTATAATGAATATGAGGTTACTGCTGGCCGATGGAAAGAATTTGAAATTGAATTTGACTATGCTGATAATATTAAACAAGCGGCCGCAATGCTGTCTTTTAAAGAATATATATGCGTAGCTATTTGCTCTGATGTGATTCCACAAGACGATTTGGATATCTTGAGACAAAAACGTGCGGTACCAATTATTGTTGTGCCACCTTCATATTCGGAGGAACAGCGGTATGCATGTGTCCATTTTGGTGCTGCTCAATATTTACATACCTATAATCATCCTATGGTAGAAATGTTTTCAGAGAAAAATAGTATGAGAAATTGTTTGAAAATACCAAAAGATAAAAGAAGACCGCTAACAATCATCACTGTGAAAGACTTGTCTTTCTGCTTAGAGTACAGGTCTGTAGAGATAGCTGGGGTATGCATTGATTTGACCGAAAAAGAGTTTGATATTCTTGCGCTGCTAATTATGAATCAACGGCAAGTCTATACTTATGAAATGATAATGGATTCTGTTTGGCATGATGATTTTTCGTTTTATTCACGCAATGCGATTTCAAGCCATATAAGTAATTTACGGAAAAAGTTAAAAAGTTCGGAAACTGCATCAGAACATATTAAAAGCATTCGAGGAATAGGCTACAAATTCGAAGTATAG
- a CDS encoding ABC transporter permease subunit: MKTLVKNEFRQTRKTLLIWLGIMLLLCGFCYFELLSLKDSLDEMARTVGQFPRLIMIMFGVKGDLTTALGWYACIYFWEGLLAFAYAISLGLSCVAREKKFGTSEYLFTKPVERKTIVLAKVIVSAVNLLVFALFSGVCNYFTIVLPLGGLDQPGAVLSTTMGMFFTQLLFFALGLLFASLFKSYKAAVRAGTVFVLAAYVLAFTAEYTGNRFLDYLTPLRYYDVYEVALNGVYLSYIVLTVLIVGACVMVSTRRWKLREL, from the coding sequence ATGAAAACATTGGTGAAAAACGAATTCCGCCAAACCAGAAAGACCCTGCTGATCTGGCTGGGGATCATGTTACTGCTGTGCGGATTCTGCTATTTTGAACTTTTATCCTTGAAGGACAGTCTGGATGAGATGGCCCGGACAGTCGGCCAATTTCCTCGCTTGATCATGATCATGTTCGGTGTGAAAGGGGATCTCACGACTGCCCTTGGTTGGTACGCGTGTATCTATTTTTGGGAGGGGCTGTTGGCCTTTGCCTATGCAATCTCTCTGGGCCTGTCCTGTGTGGCGAGGGAAAAGAAATTTGGAACATCCGAATACCTGTTCACAAAGCCTGTGGAGCGGAAAACCATTGTTCTGGCGAAGGTGATCGTTTCAGCAGTGAACCTGCTGGTGTTCGCCCTGTTCAGCGGCGTGTGCAATTATTTCACGATCGTTCTTCCTTTGGGCGGTCTGGATCAGCCGGGAGCGGTGCTTTCCACAACGATGGGAATGTTCTTTACCCAGCTTCTCTTTTTTGCCTTGGGTCTGCTGTTTGCCAGCCTTTTCAAATCTTATAAGGCCGCGGTACGCGCCGGTACGGTTTTCGTATTGGCCGCCTATGTGTTGGCCTTTACTGCCGAGTACACAGGGAATCGTTTCTTGGATTATCTGACCCCTCTGCGGTACTATGATGTGTATGAAGTAGCACTAAATGGCGTCTATCTTTCCTACATCGTCTTAACAGTACTCATTGTGGGCGCGTGTGTAATGGTTTCTACAAGGCGGTGGAAACTGCGTGAGTTGTAA
- a CDS encoding cysteine-rich KTR domain-containing protein — translation MKKNEWLLCPNCNNKTRIKICDNTVLENFPLYCPKCKREIIISVKQFNTTVITEPDA, via the coding sequence ATGAAAAAAAACGAATGGCTATTATGCCCCAACTGCAACAACAAAACGAGAATTAAAATCTGTGATAATACAGTACTTGAAAATTTTCCGCTATACTGTCCGAAGTGCAAACGGGAAATAATAATCAGCGTAAAACAATTCAATACCACAGTTATCACAGAGCCAGACGCATAG
- a CDS encoding ABC transporter permease subunit: MVILKYELKRHRKYILGWAIALALCVFVMTPTYYSFMDVSTGDLYETLGTSDFYKGVGVSMEYLTSPLGIYAFLTSFFMIASGIFGMHFGIAIHTKECSERTSEYLFTKPHTRKTIYWAKAFTVFFGVVVVSMVYLLASFLALALFRSGIDWGEFFLIALSLMLVTLFLAAMGLLVGILFSRNRSPLLTAGLIVFVEYCVTSFSNIVSNRAISFLSPYSFFSAAEISKSGFYELDYLGWCVLLFALFLVLSYRVFLKKDIQFRS; encoded by the coding sequence ATGGTCATTTTGAAATATGAACTGAAAAGGCACCGCAAATATATTTTGGGTTGGGCCATCGCCTTGGCTCTGTGTGTTTTTGTGATGACGCCTACCTATTACAGCTTTATGGATGTTTCCACCGGAGACCTCTATGAAACGCTGGGTACGAGTGATTTTTACAAAGGCGTTGGTGTGTCCATGGAATATCTGACCTCACCGTTGGGCATTTATGCGTTTCTTACCAGCTTTTTTATGATTGCGTCCGGTATTTTCGGGATGCACTTCGGTATCGCCATTCACACCAAGGAGTGCTCGGAGCGAACCTCTGAATATCTGTTTACAAAACCCCATACCCGAAAAACGATTTACTGGGCAAAGGCGTTCACGGTTTTTTTCGGCGTAGTGGTCGTGAGCATGGTATATCTTCTCGCCTCTTTTTTGGCGCTGGCCCTGTTCCGCTCCGGCATTGACTGGGGAGAGTTCTTTCTGATTGCTCTTTCCCTCATGCTGGTCACGCTGTTCCTTGCAGCTATGGGGCTTTTGGTTGGAATTCTATTTTCACGCAATCGAAGCCCACTTTTGACTGCCGGGTTAATTGTCTTTGTCGAGTACTGCGTCACCAGCTTCTCCAACATTGTCAGCAACCGTGCCATTAGTTTTCTGTCCCCGTACTCGTTCTTTAGTGCGGCTGAGATTTCCAAATCTGGCTTTTATGAGTTGGATTACTTGGGATGGTGTGTACTGCTGTTTGCCCTGTTTTTGGTGCTGTCTTATCGTGTCTTTTTGAAAAAAGACATCCAGTTCCGCTCATGA